A region from the Leptospira ellinghausenii genome encodes:
- a CDS encoding CheR family methyltransferase, whose protein sequence is MTFPVIGIGASAGGLDALELFFKHLPIDTGYCFVVILHLDPNHKGMIPEILQRYTSIPVIAAVDGVKAKPNTVYVLPSNKTISISNRVLSLSKPLEQRGLRLPIDLFFSSLAKDFKTKSVGIILSGMGTDGGIGLQTIKKENGFAFVQDPATAKFDGMPLNAIKSVNVDLIASPEELAIRLVSFLDSQSEMNQSDLPPEDSIKSLRVIQSLLKQKSGHDFTNYKNNTLFRRIERRLIFLNLANIQMYEKYVTENPDELLFLFKEILIGVTHFFRDKEVWDRIEKLIVENIFEKTSQEIIRIWIPGCSTGEEAYSLAITFLEAKIKNKNYQSFIFQIFATDLDEEAIIKARQGLYSKNIEKDVSSKRLNTFFTKVEDGYRINPNVRELVVFANHDIIKDPPFTKLDIISCRNMLIYMEPNLQKKILGLFRYCLNPNGYLILGTAETLGNQTIYFKTIDPKLRIFEKNQVSIKNEPIDFPTSFKSEKIANFEISKMKESEPNIQTLTNDILLQEYSPPSVLTNDKGDILYITGKTGKYLEPAAGKAVLNIFAMAKEGLKHEITIAFRRALKSTNPITLKNLKINYNSSIVLADVIIRKIEKPDVLSGLILIVFVDVPTLIPISKESPKVIKNKYQTQMLVLEAELQRTKEELQLTIEEMQTSQEELKSTNEELQSTNEELQSTNEEITSSKEEMQSLNEELQTVNAELQTKIDEYISITNDFKNLLDGTDIATIFLDKELRIRRFTKHVTRVFNMIPTDIGRPIMDLGSKLDYPEFIQDAQEVLDTLIFKEVEIQSSAKIWYLAKIMPYRTVDDRIHGLVITFTNITKTKEMEFALRNTNETLDIHLTEVQNLLSEKEIILKEVHHRIKNNMGTVFGILNLQADTITDETMKNILVDASCRIQSMMTLYDKLYRSRNTTEIDISEYLPDLIEEIISIFPEGHLVSKTIQLDKIALNSDMISTLGIILNELVTNTMKYAFKKFAKGEISLAIHKEENQIICIYKDNGIGIPENINFESSTGFGLELLRILVKQLRGTIHLERKNGTEYTIRFPMRYLPNT, encoded by the coding sequence ATGACATTTCCTGTAATCGGGATCGGTGCCTCTGCCGGTGGACTGGATGCATTAGAATTATTTTTTAAACATCTACCTATCGATACTGGTTATTGTTTTGTAGTGATCCTACACCTAGATCCAAATCATAAAGGTATGATTCCTGAAATCTTACAACGTTATACTTCAATACCAGTGATAGCTGCAGTCGATGGTGTAAAAGCAAAACCTAATACAGTTTATGTATTACCTTCAAACAAAACCATATCCATTTCCAATCGAGTTTTATCTCTATCGAAACCTTTAGAACAAAGGGGTCTACGCTTACCAATTGATTTGTTTTTTTCATCTTTAGCAAAAGATTTCAAAACAAAAAGTGTCGGGATCATTTTATCAGGGATGGGGACTGATGGAGGAATTGGACTTCAAACAATAAAAAAGGAAAACGGATTTGCATTTGTCCAAGACCCAGCAACAGCAAAATTTGATGGGATGCCTTTAAATGCAATTAAATCAGTCAATGTCGATTTAATTGCTTCACCGGAAGAATTAGCAATTCGGCTCGTATCCTTTTTAGATTCCCAATCTGAAATGAATCAATCTGATTTACCGCCTGAAGATTCTATAAAATCATTAAGGGTGATACAATCACTCTTAAAACAAAAATCAGGGCATGACTTTACAAATTATAAAAACAATACTTTATTTAGAAGAATAGAACGAAGATTAATTTTTCTAAATTTAGCCAATATACAAATGTACGAAAAATATGTTACAGAAAATCCAGATGAATTATTATTTTTATTCAAAGAAATTTTAATAGGTGTTACACATTTCTTCAGAGACAAAGAAGTTTGGGATAGAATTGAAAAACTAATAGTGGAAAATATTTTCGAAAAAACTTCTCAAGAAATAATTAGAATTTGGATCCCTGGTTGTTCGACAGGTGAAGAGGCATACAGCCTGGCAATTACCTTTTTAGAAGCTAAAATAAAAAATAAAAATTATCAAAGTTTTATTTTTCAAATTTTTGCTACTGACTTAGATGAGGAAGCAATTATCAAAGCAAGACAAGGACTTTACTCTAAAAATATTGAAAAAGATGTTTCCTCTAAACGACTCAATACTTTTTTTACGAAAGTTGAAGATGGATACCGAATCAATCCAAATGTAAGAGAATTAGTTGTTTTTGCAAATCACGATATCATAAAAGATCCTCCATTTACAAAACTAGACATTATATCTTGTCGCAATATGCTTATTTATATGGAGCCAAATTTACAAAAAAAAATATTAGGATTATTTAGATATTGTTTAAATCCAAATGGATACTTAATACTTGGGACAGCAGAAACCTTAGGCAACCAAACAATATATTTTAAAACCATTGATCCAAAATTAAGAATTTTCGAAAAAAATCAAGTTTCCATTAAAAATGAACCCATTGATTTTCCAACTTCTTTCAAATCAGAAAAAATCGCGAATTTTGAAATATCAAAAATGAAAGAATCAGAACCAAACATTCAAACGTTAACGAATGATATCCTGCTTCAAGAATATAGCCCACCAAGTGTTCTTACCAATGACAAAGGGGATATATTGTACATTACAGGAAAAACGGGAAAATACTTAGAACCTGCGGCCGGCAAAGCAGTATTGAATATTTTTGCAATGGCTAAAGAAGGATTGAAACACGAAATCACCATAGCATTTAGAAGAGCCCTAAAATCAACAAATCCCATCACACTAAAAAACTTAAAGATAAACTATAACTCCAGTATCGTATTAGCAGATGTAATCATTCGGAAAATAGAAAAACCCGATGTACTGTCTGGTTTAATTTTAATTGTTTTTGTTGATGTGCCAACTCTCATTCCTATATCTAAAGAAAGTCCAAAAGTAATAAAAAACAAATACCAAACACAAATGTTGGTCTTGGAAGCTGAACTTCAAAGAACTAAGGAAGAACTTCAGCTCACAATCGAAGAGATGCAAACATCGCAAGAAGAACTTAAATCGACGAACGAAGAATTGCAATCAACAAATGAAGAACTTCAATCTACAAACGAAGAAATAACTTCTTCCAAAGAAGAAATGCAAAGTTTAAATGAAGAATTACAAACTGTCAACGCTGAACTACAAACCAAAATTGATGAATACATTTCAATAACAAATGACTTTAAAAACTTATTAGATGGAACTGATATTGCTACGATATTTTTAGATAAGGAATTAAGAATCCGAAGGTTTACGAAACATGTAACTAGAGTATTTAACATGATACCTACTGACATCGGAAGACCAATCATGGACTTAGGTAGTAAACTAGATTATCCTGAATTCATTCAGGATGCACAAGAAGTATTAGATACCTTAATATTCAAGGAAGTTGAAATTCAATCTAGTGCAAAAATTTGGTATTTAGCAAAGATAATGCCCTATCGAACAGTAGATGATCGAATTCATGGACTCGTAATTACTTTCACAAACATAACCAAAACAAAGGAAATGGAATTTGCTTTAAGGAATACAAATGAAACTTTAGACATTCATTTAACGGAAGTACAAAACCTATTGTCCGAAAAAGAAATCATACTGAAAGAAGTTCACCATCGCATCAAAAACAACATGGGGACTGTATTTGGAATTTTAAATTTACAAGCTGATACAATCACCGATGAAACGATGAAAAATATCTTGGTAGATGCATCGTGTAGAATTCAAAGTATGATGACCTTGTATGATAAATTGTATCGATCTAGAAATACAACGGAAATTGATATTTCAGAATATCTACCTGATTTGATTGAAGAAATTATTAGCATCTTTCCAGAGGGCCATTTAGTTTCGAAAACGATCCAGTTAGATAAAATTGCCCTCAACTCAGATATGATTTCTACTTTAGGAATTATTCTGAATGAACTTGTCACCAATACTATGAAGTATGCATTTAAGAAATTTGCGAAAGGTGAAATTTCATTAGCGATCCATAAAGAAGAAAACCAAATCATATGTATTTATAAAGATAATGGAATCGGAATTCCAGAGAACATTAACTTTGAATCTTCCACAGGATTCGGTCTTGAATTATTAAGAATTCTTGTAAAACAATTAAGAGGAACAATTCATTTAGAAAGAAAAAATGGAACTGAATACACGATTCGTTTTCCTATGAGATACCTACCAAATACTTAA